A single Lactuca sativa cultivar Salinas chromosome 8, Lsat_Salinas_v11, whole genome shotgun sequence DNA region contains:
- the LOC111903692 gene encoding peroxisome biogenesis protein 22, whose protein sequence is MADYSKEDFTQLIKRIGAYLSDKVSKVLNTQDIGSVWAIAGLAVAVIFTWRLLRTPSEPRRRQPKHQAPSSSNSGVNSHPDANLFPSGVTSSYEDSRAQTVIDEFFQPVKPTLGQIVRQKLSDGRKVTCRLLGVILEESNPQELQNQATVRSSVLDVLLEITKFCDLYLMETVLDDESEKKVLIALENAGIFTSGGLVKDKVLFCSTEIGRTSFVRQLEPDWHIDSSQEITTQLARFIKYQLHISTNKTERIASNVFSSSSLEQFFSG, encoded by the exons ATGGCTGACTACTCAAAGGAAGATTTTACACAGCTCATTAAGAGAATCGGGGCTTATCTATCCGACAAAGTTTCCAAGGTTCTCAACACCCAG GATATAGGGTCTGTTTGGGCGATAGCAGGACTTGCAGTTGCAGTAATATTCACATGGCGATTGTTGAGGACACCAAGTGAACCTCGAAGAAGACAACCTAAACATCAAGCTCCTTCATCTAGCAATTCTGGAGTTAATAGTCATCCAGATGCAAATTTATTTCCTTCAGGTGTTACTTCATCTTATGAAGATTCAAGAGCTCAAACTGTTATCGATGAGTTTTTTCAGCCTGTAAAG CCTACTTTAGGACAAATAGTCAGACAAAAATTAAGTGATGGAAGGAAG GTAACTTGTCGATTGCTTGGAGTTATACTTGAAGAAAGTAATCCACAGGAGCTTCAG aATCAAGCAACTGTGAGATCATCtgttttggatgttcttttggAGATAACAAAATTCTGTGACCTTTATCTCATGGAAACAGTTTTAGATGATGAAAGTGAG AAAAAAGTTTTAATTGCATTAGAAAATGCTGGGATTTTTACATCGGGTGGTTTGGTTAAAGACAAG GTACTTTTTTGTAGCACAGAAATTGGAAGAACGTCATTTGTTAGACAGCTGGAGCCAGATTGGCATATAGACTCGAGTCAAGAAATTACGACTCAGTTGGCA AGGTTCATCAAGTATCAGCTTCACATCTCAACAAACAAAACCGAACGAATTGCTTCTAATGTTTTCAGTTCTTCGTCATTGGAACAGTTTTTCAGTGGTTGA